The Lysobacter enzymogenes genome window below encodes:
- a CDS encoding 4'-phosphopantetheinyl transferase family protein, translating to MNYVHAAQAAAGPALAEPERIEAGRGAITRAVPARAGDEVELWLAFYHDPVYATLLPRLRGLLSADERQRETRFHFSDDRKRYLVTRALVRSVLSRYAAMAPERWRFAANAYGRPEIDGAPADAADLRFNVSHTRGLIAMAVGRGRELGVDVEHLSLREVSQAVAERCFAGEELADLARIEPCRRQDRFFEYWTFKEAYIKARGMGLSLPLEQFSFHYPQADAVRLAIRPELGDDAQRWSLWQYRPTPDYLLALCAERGHGAAAPRIRSIVPTLHERELHLPLLKSSERAAA from the coding sequence ATGAATTACGTGCATGCGGCGCAGGCGGCAGCCGGGCCGGCGCTGGCGGAGCCGGAGCGGATCGAAGCCGGGCGCGGCGCCATCACACGCGCCGTGCCGGCGCGCGCCGGCGACGAGGTCGAGCTGTGGCTGGCGTTCTATCACGACCCGGTCTACGCGACCCTGCTGCCGCGCCTGCGCGGCCTGCTCAGCGCCGACGAGCGCCAGCGCGAAACGCGCTTCCATTTCAGCGACGACCGCAAGCGCTACCTGGTGACCCGCGCGCTGGTGCGCAGCGTGCTGTCGCGCTACGCGGCGATGGCGCCGGAGCGGTGGCGCTTCGCCGCCAACGCCTACGGCCGCCCCGAAATCGACGGCGCGCCCGCGGACGCGGCCGATCTGCGCTTCAACGTCTCGCACACGCGCGGGCTGATCGCGATGGCGGTCGGGCGCGGCCGCGAGCTCGGCGTCGACGTGGAGCACCTGTCGCTGCGCGAAGTCTCGCAGGCCGTCGCCGAGCGCTGCTTCGCCGGCGAGGAACTGGCCGACCTGGCGCGGATCGAACCGTGCCGGCGCCAGGACCGCTTCTTCGAGTACTGGACCTTCAAGGAGGCCTACATCAAGGCGCGCGGCATGGGTTTGTCGCTGCCGCTGGAGCAGTTCAGTTTCCACTACCCGCAGGCGGACGCGGTGCGCCTGGCGATCCGGCCCGAACTCGGCGACGACGCGCAGCGCTGGAGCCTATGGCAGTACCGGCCGACCCCCGACTACCTGCTCGCGCTGTGCGCCGAGCGCGGGCACGGCGCGGCCGCGCCGCGCATCCGCAGCATCGTGCCGACCCTGCACGAGCGCGAGCTGCACCTGCCGCTGCTGAAGTCGTCCGAGCGCGCCGCGGCCTGA
- the fabD gene encoding ACP S-malonyltransferase, whose product MKTYMFPGQGSQSKGMGEALFERFKERTAQADEVLGYSIRELCVDDPRGELGNTRFTQPALYVVNALSYYARVEDSGETPDFVAGHSLGEFDALLAAGCFDFQTGLKLVKKRGELMSQVSGGAMAAVMNASREEIERILADNGLGNIDLANYNTPSQIVISGDADEIAKAEPLLRQGRVRFYPLATSGAFHSRFMRGSKDKFAKFLKGFKFDEPKVPVIANVTAREYEGKKIAETLANQIASTVRWSDSVQYLLALAAERGQEMEFVELGHGDVLTRLVHTIKLQTQPAAEAPAAAPAQPVAASAPAPAAQSAAPASGSAADKVAAWNRRHPVGTKVKSTVSDYPDLETRTEAVVLFGHRAAVYMKGYNGYFDLEELEAA is encoded by the coding sequence ATGAAGACCTACATGTTCCCCGGGCAAGGCTCGCAATCCAAGGGCATGGGCGAGGCCCTGTTCGAACGCTTCAAAGAGCGCACCGCGCAGGCCGACGAGGTGCTCGGCTATTCGATCCGCGAGCTGTGCGTGGACGACCCGCGCGGCGAACTCGGCAATACCCGCTTCACCCAGCCGGCGCTGTACGTGGTCAACGCGCTGAGTTACTACGCCCGGGTCGAAGACAGCGGCGAAACCCCGGACTTCGTCGCCGGCCACAGCCTCGGCGAGTTCGACGCGCTGCTGGCGGCGGGCTGCTTCGATTTCCAGACCGGCCTGAAGCTGGTCAAGAAGCGCGGCGAGCTGATGAGCCAGGTTTCCGGCGGCGCGATGGCGGCGGTGATGAACGCCAGCCGCGAGGAGATCGAGCGCATCCTCGCCGACAATGGTCTGGGCAATATCGATCTGGCCAACTACAACACTCCGTCGCAGATCGTGATCTCCGGCGACGCCGACGAGATCGCCAAGGCCGAACCGCTGCTGCGTCAGGGCCGGGTGCGATTCTATCCGCTGGCCACCAGCGGCGCCTTCCATTCGCGCTTCATGCGCGGCTCGAAGGACAAGTTCGCTAAGTTCCTCAAGGGCTTCAAGTTCGACGAACCGAAGGTACCGGTGATCGCCAACGTCACCGCGCGCGAGTACGAAGGCAAGAAGATCGCCGAGACTCTTGCCAACCAGATCGCCAGCACCGTGCGCTGGTCCGACAGCGTGCAGTACCTGCTGGCGCTGGCGGCCGAGCGCGGCCAGGAGATGGAGTTCGTCGAGCTCGGCCACGGCGACGTGCTGACCCGCCTGGTGCACACCATCAAGCTGCAGACCCAGCCCGCCGCCGAGGCGCCGGCGGCCGCGCCGGCGCAGCCCGTTGCCGCATCTGCGCCCGCGCCGGCCGCGCAAAGCGCCGCGCCCGCCAGCGGCAGCGCCGCGGACAAGGTCGCGGCCTGGAACCGCCGCCATCCGGTCGGCACCAAGGTCAAGTCGACCGTCAGCGACTACCCGGACCTGGAGACCCGCACCGAAGCGGTGGTGCTGTTCGGCCATCGCGCCGCGGTCTACATGAAGGGCTACAACGGCTACTTCGATCTGGAAGAGCTGGAAGCGGCCTGA
- a CDS encoding acyl carrier protein yields MNQDQVFEIIVGHTKEVLPNLEKHPFQQDDSLRALGANSIDRADIIIMTLESLSLNVSLTEMAKAENIGQLAGIIHAKI; encoded by the coding sequence ATGAACCAGGACCAAGTGTTCGAAATCATCGTCGGCCACACCAAGGAAGTGCTGCCGAACCTGGAGAAGCACCCGTTCCAGCAGGACGACTCGCTGCGCGCGCTCGGCGCCAACTCGATCGACCGCGCCGACATCATCATCATGACCCTGGAGTCGCTGTCGTTGAACGTGTCGCTGACCGAGATGGCCAAGGCGGAGAACATCGGCCAGCTGGCGGGCATCATCCATGCCAAGATCTGA
- a CDS encoding hydroxymethylglutaryl-CoA synthase family protein has product MSIVGIEAMNVFAGTACLDVTKLAQHRGLDMSRFENLLMKQKTVAMPYEDPVTFAVNAAKPLIDALTPEEKDRIEMVITCTESAFDFGKSMSTYCHDLLGLNRNCRLFELKNACYSGVAGLQMAVNFVLSQTSPGGKVLVLATDVSRFMVEEGGEALSADWSFAEPSGGSGAVAMLISDRPHVFQIDVGANGYYGYEVMDTCRPSPDTDAGDTDLSLLSYLNCCENAYLEYQKRVTGADFGATFDYLSYHTPFGGMVKGAHRNMMRKLVKAKPADIENDFQRRVTPGLIHCQRVGNIMGATAALSLASTIDHGDFVVPQRIGVFSYGSGCCSEFFSGMARQEGQQRLREMKIGERLDKRYELSMEQYDRLLERSREMKFGTRNLQADAEFIPQARAALGAPTLFLKQIKEFHREYEWVS; this is encoded by the coding sequence GTGAGCATTGTGGGAATCGAAGCGATGAACGTCTTCGCCGGCACCGCCTGCCTGGACGTGACCAAACTGGCCCAGCACCGCGGCCTGGACATGAGCCGGTTCGAGAACCTGCTGATGAAGCAGAAGACCGTGGCCATGCCGTACGAAGACCCGGTGACCTTCGCCGTCAACGCGGCCAAGCCGCTGATCGATGCGCTGACGCCGGAGGAGAAGGACCGCATCGAGATGGTCATCACCTGCACCGAGTCGGCGTTCGACTTCGGCAAGTCGATGAGCACCTACTGCCACGACCTGCTCGGGCTGAACCGCAACTGCCGTCTGTTCGAGCTCAAGAACGCCTGCTACTCGGGCGTGGCGGGTCTGCAGATGGCGGTCAACTTCGTGCTCTCGCAGACCTCGCCGGGCGGCAAGGTGCTGGTGCTGGCGACCGACGTGTCGCGCTTCATGGTCGAGGAGGGCGGCGAAGCGCTGTCGGCGGACTGGTCGTTCGCCGAACCCAGCGGCGGCTCGGGCGCGGTGGCGATGCTGATCAGCGACCGCCCGCACGTATTCCAGATCGACGTCGGCGCCAACGGCTACTACGGCTACGAAGTGATGGACACCTGCCGGCCGTCGCCGGACACCGACGCCGGCGACACCGACCTGTCGCTGCTGTCGTATCTGAACTGCTGCGAGAACGCGTATCTGGAATACCAGAAGCGAGTGACCGGCGCCGACTTCGGCGCGACCTTCGACTATCTGTCGTACCACACCCCGTTCGGCGGCATGGTCAAGGGCGCGCACCGCAACATGATGCGCAAGCTGGTCAAGGCCAAGCCGGCCGACATCGAGAACGACTTCCAGCGCCGGGTCACGCCGGGCCTGATCCACTGCCAGCGGGTCGGCAACATCATGGGCGCGACCGCCGCGCTGTCGCTGGCCAGCACCATCGACCACGGCGACTTCGTCGTGCCGCAGCGCATCGGCGTGTTCTCGTACGGCTCGGGTTGCTGCTCGGAATTCTTCAGCGGCATGGCCCGCCAGGAAGGCCAGCAGCGGTTGCGCGAGATGAAGATCGGCGAGCGCCTGGACAAGCGCTACGAGCTGAGCATGGAGCAGTACGACCGCCTGCTCGAACGCAGCCGCGAGATGAAGTTCGGCACCCGCAACCTGCAGGCCGACGCCGAGTTCATCCCGCAGGCGCGCGCCGCGCTCGGCGCGCCGACCCTGTTCCTGAAGCAGATCAAGGAATTCCACCGGGAATACGAATGGGTATCCTGA
- a CDS encoding polyketide synthase codes for MSEPIVAVEHPAPGVALVRMQDRAHKNTFTNELIAALSAAFAAVAANRDCRVVVLTGYDSYFSSGGTQDGLRDLFDGKFKFTDRDLYSLSLNCPVPVIAAMQGHGIGGGFVMGLFADIVVLAREAVYTANFMKYGFTPGMGSTFILPKKLGLALAEEMMLTAATYRGEELQRRGAPFAVLPREQVLAHALQVAAELADKPRASLVTLKDHLVGPLREALPRFIDQEVAMHELTFHQPEVKDRIEAFFGQ; via the coding sequence ATGAGCGAGCCCATCGTCGCGGTCGAGCATCCCGCGCCCGGCGTCGCCCTGGTGCGCATGCAGGACCGCGCGCACAAGAACACCTTCACCAACGAACTGATCGCCGCGCTGTCGGCCGCGTTCGCCGCCGTCGCCGCCAACCGCGACTGCCGGGTCGTGGTGCTGACCGGCTACGACAGCTATTTCTCCAGCGGCGGCACCCAGGACGGTTTGCGCGACCTGTTCGACGGCAAGTTCAAGTTCACCGACCGCGATCTGTACAGCCTGTCGTTGAACTGCCCGGTGCCGGTGATCGCGGCGATGCAGGGCCACGGCATCGGCGGCGGCTTCGTCATGGGCCTGTTCGCCGACATCGTGGTGCTGGCGCGCGAAGCGGTCTACACGGCGAATTTCATGAAGTACGGATTCACCCCGGGCATGGGCTCGACCTTCATCCTGCCCAAGAAGCTCGGCCTGGCCCTGGCCGAGGAAATGATGCTGACCGCCGCGACCTACCGCGGCGAGGAACTGCAGCGGCGCGGCGCGCCGTTCGCGGTGCTGCCGCGCGAGCAGGTGCTGGCGCACGCGCTGCAGGTCGCCGCCGAGCTGGCCGACAAGCCGCGCGCTTCGCTGGTCACGCTCAAGGATCACCTGGTCGGCCCGCTGCGCGAAGCGCTGCCGCGGTTCATCGACCAGGAAGTGGCGATGCACGAACTGACCTTCCACCAACCGGAAGTCAAGGACCGCATCGAAGCGTTTTTCGGACAGTGA
- a CDS encoding enoyl-CoA hydratase/isomerase has protein sequence MGILSEPYRTVQVRFDEDLCFAQIHRPQANNAIDDTLIAELTQVLARCEDAAKIVVLEGLPEVFCSGADFQQIQARHASGAAQEQDPGPLYDLWHQLAAGPYLTIAHVRGRANAGGIGFVAACDMVLSDEKATYSLSELLFGLMPACVMPFLIRRMGYAKANYLTLLTQPIAARQALEWGLVDAVEDNSENLLRKHLLRLRRLNKQALVRYKRYALSLDDSLSAARPLALAANREVFADPQNVEKIARYVSTGRFPWEAA, from the coding sequence ATGGGTATCCTGAGCGAGCCTTACCGGACCGTGCAGGTCCGCTTCGACGAGGACCTCTGCTTCGCGCAGATCCATCGTCCGCAGGCCAACAACGCGATCGACGATACGCTGATCGCCGAGCTGACCCAGGTGTTGGCGCGCTGCGAGGACGCGGCCAAGATCGTGGTGCTGGAAGGGCTGCCGGAGGTGTTCTGCTCCGGCGCCGATTTCCAGCAGATCCAGGCGCGCCACGCCAGCGGCGCGGCGCAGGAGCAGGACCCCGGTCCGCTCTACGATCTGTGGCACCAGCTCGCCGCCGGTCCGTACCTGACGATCGCCCATGTACGCGGGCGCGCGAATGCCGGCGGCATCGGCTTCGTCGCCGCCTGCGATATGGTGCTCAGCGACGAGAAGGCGACCTACAGCCTGTCGGAACTGCTGTTCGGGCTGATGCCGGCCTGCGTGATGCCGTTCCTGATCCGGCGCATGGGCTACGCCAAGGCCAACTACCTGACCTTGCTGACCCAGCCGATTGCGGCGCGGCAGGCGCTGGAATGGGGGCTGGTCGACGCGGTCGAGGACAACAGCGAGAACCTGCTGCGCAAGCACCTGCTGCGCCTGCGCCGGCTCAACAAGCAGGCGCTGGTGCGCTACAAGCGCTACGCGCTGTCGCTCGACGACAGCCTCAGCGCGGCGCGGCCGCTGGCGCTGGCGGCCAATCGCGAGGTGTTCGCCGATCCGCAGAACGTCGAGAAGATCGCGCGCTACGTCAGCACCGGCCGATTTCCGTGGGAGGCGGCGTGA
- a CDS encoding beta-ketoacyl synthase N-terminal-like domain-containing protein produces the protein MPRSEPPAVLATGVGVVSAIGQGRAAFADALLEGRHRFDAMRRPGRQRPQDDGAPAFLGAEIEQLNVPEAIPRALLRTASLSGQAALTALHEAWHDARLDEVAPERIGLVIGGSNVQQRELTQVHDAYRERVAFLRPTYAMSFMDSDLCGLCTEAFPIRGFAQTLGGASASGQAATIQAIESVASGRVDVCIAIGALMDLSYWECQGFRSLGAMGSDRYGDDPARACRPFDRDRDGFIYGESCAAIVIERADACGRAGVAPYARIAGWAMAMDGNRNPNPSLQGETAAIRGALDRAGWSAREIDYVNPHGTGSAIGDVTELQALRDCGLDHAWINATKSVVGHGLSAAGATELAAILLQMRAGRLHPTRNLDDPIEPGFNWVRERAVPHAIANAINLSMGFGGINTAICLSKC, from the coding sequence ATGCCAAGATCTGAGCCGCCGGCCGTTCTGGCCACCGGCGTCGGCGTGGTGTCGGCCATCGGCCAGGGGCGCGCGGCGTTCGCCGACGCCCTGCTCGAAGGCAGGCACCGCTTCGACGCGATGCGCCGGCCCGGACGGCAGCGGCCGCAGGACGACGGCGCGCCGGCGTTCCTCGGCGCCGAGATCGAACAGCTGAACGTGCCCGAGGCGATTCCGCGCGCGTTGTTGCGCACCGCGTCGCTGTCGGGGCAGGCCGCGCTGACCGCGTTGCACGAAGCCTGGCACGACGCGCGCCTGGACGAGGTCGCGCCCGAACGCATCGGCCTGGTCATCGGCGGCTCCAACGTGCAGCAGCGCGAGCTGACCCAGGTCCACGACGCGTACCGCGAGCGGGTCGCGTTCCTGCGCCCGACCTATGCGATGTCGTTCATGGACAGCGATCTGTGCGGGCTGTGCACCGAAGCCTTTCCGATCCGCGGCTTCGCCCAGACCTTGGGCGGCGCGTCGGCGAGCGGGCAGGCGGCGACGATCCAGGCGATCGAATCGGTGGCGTCCGGCCGGGTCGACGTGTGCATCGCGATCGGCGCGCTGATGGACCTGTCGTACTGGGAATGCCAGGGGTTCCGCTCGCTCGGCGCGATGGGCTCGGACCGCTACGGCGACGATCCCGCGCGCGCCTGCCGCCCGTTCGACCGCGACCGCGACGGTTTCATCTACGGCGAGTCCTGCGCGGCGATCGTGATCGAGCGCGCCGACGCCTGCGGCCGCGCCGGCGTCGCGCCGTACGCGCGCATCGCCGGCTGGGCGATGGCGATGGACGGCAACCGTAATCCGAATCCTTCCTTGCAGGGCGAGACCGCCGCGATCCGCGGCGCGCTCGACCGCGCCGGCTGGTCGGCGCGCGAGATCGACTACGTGAATCCGCACGGCACCGGCTCGGCGATCGGCGACGTCACCGAACTGCAGGCGCTGCGCGACTGCGGGCTCGACCATGCCTGGATCAACGCGACCAAGTCGGTGGTCGGCCACGGCCTCAGCGCCGCCGGCGCGACCGAGCTGGCGGCGATCCTGTTGCAGATGCGCGCCGGCCGCCTGCATCCGACCCGCAACCTCGACGACCCGATCGAACCCGGCTTCAACTGGGTGCGCGAACGCGCGGTGCCGCACGCCATCGCCAACGCGATCAACCTCAGCATGGGCTTCGGCGGCATCAACACCGCGATCTGCTTGAGCAAGTGCTAA
- a CDS encoding UpxY family transcription antiterminator, with product MIEQRVRPWYVLRTRSRHEKVVVDCLRERSINAYLPKRSVVRRRDDRRSVVELPVFPGYVFVQPDEEQHAHIRYIRGSCGLVMTGATPAVMPQSELEAVKALVDSSAELQSSASLMPGQRVKVTGGPFAGIHGELVRAKGQEHLVINVQLLCSSISVVVDSDMVSAL from the coding sequence ATGATCGAGCAGCGAGTTCGTCCGTGGTATGTACTGCGTACCAGAAGCCGTCATGAGAAAGTCGTCGTGGATTGCTTGCGCGAACGCAGCATCAATGCGTATCTGCCCAAGCGCTCGGTGGTGAGGCGCCGCGACGACCGCCGCAGCGTCGTCGAGCTGCCGGTGTTTCCGGGCTATGTGTTCGTCCAGCCCGATGAGGAGCAACACGCGCACATCCGCTACATCCGCGGTTCCTGCGGCCTGGTCATGACCGGCGCGACGCCGGCGGTGATGCCGCAAAGCGAACTGGAAGCGGTCAAGGCGCTGGTCGACAGCAGCGCGGAGCTGCAGTCCAGCGCGAGCCTGATGCCGGGACAGCGGGTCAAGGTCACCGGCGGGCCGTTCGCCGGGATCCACGGAGAGCTGGTCCGGGCCAAGGGTCAGGAGCATCTGGTCATCAACGTGCAGCTGCTGTGCAGCAGCATCAGCGTGGTGGTCGATTCCGACATGGTGTCCGCGCTCTAG
- a CDS encoding metallophosphoesterase family protein has product MRVFALSDLHVDYPDNARWLRALSAQDYREDLLILAGDLTHRRPLLAWCLGEFVRRFATVLFVPGNHDVWVAGEAAPKTSLDKFAEVASTAFECGVSMKPHLAGRTLFAPLLGWYDYSFGEPGEELRRSWSDFVACRWPPGYGPAQVCAHFLSMNALEVPRGVERVISFSHFLPRIDLVPPYVPARHRMLDPVLGSAGLDAQLRRLGSSLHVYGHSHINRSVRIDGVDYVNNAFGYPNEDAIAAKRLLCIGEV; this is encoded by the coding sequence ATGCGCGTTTTCGCCCTGTCCGACCTGCACGTCGACTATCCGGACAACGCGCGCTGGCTGCGCGCGCTGTCCGCGCAGGACTATCGCGAGGATCTGCTGATCCTGGCCGGCGATCTGACCCATCGCCGGCCGCTGCTGGCGTGGTGCCTCGGCGAATTCGTGCGGCGCTTCGCCACCGTGCTGTTCGTCCCGGGCAACCACGATGTCTGGGTGGCCGGCGAGGCGGCGCCGAAGACCTCGCTGGACAAGTTCGCCGAAGTCGCTTCGACTGCGTTCGAGTGCGGGGTGTCGATGAAGCCGCATCTCGCCGGACGCACCCTGTTCGCGCCGCTGCTGGGCTGGTACGACTATTCCTTCGGCGAGCCGGGCGAGGAGCTGCGGCGCAGCTGGAGCGATTTCGTCGCCTGCCGCTGGCCGCCGGGCTACGGCCCGGCGCAGGTGTGCGCGCATTTCCTGTCGATGAACGCGCTCGAGGTTCCGCGCGGGGTCGAACGGGTCATCAGCTTCTCGCACTTCCTGCCGCGGATCGATCTGGTGCCGCCGTACGTGCCGGCGCGCCACCGCATGCTCGATCCGGTGCTCGGCAGCGCCGGGCTCGACGCCCAGCTGCGCCGGCTCGGTTCCAGCCTGCACGTGTACGGGCACAGCCACATCAACCGCAGCGTGCGCATCGACGGCGTCGACTACGTCAACAACGCCTTCGGCTATCCGAACGAAGACGCGATCGCGGCCAAGCGGCTGCTGTGCATCGGGGAGGTGTGA
- a CDS encoding TetR/AcrR family transcriptional regulator, producing MDQLEHDRSAILEAGIAEISEHGLDGASMASIATRATVPQDAVDAYLPNKQALLDEVVGWMVESVSPMAQLRYDPARPFAQQLRELAELEMELIFDPKKIPLSRIVQGEAMRAPGRGMELLMRFADKEGSIQRWFVDAAADGQLGDLAPNVAADTFTGMLKTPHYWVSIILWAPPPDAAVQREVIDRACEFLLCRLEKQPA from the coding sequence ATGGACCAGCTCGAACACGACCGCAGCGCGATACTCGAAGCCGGCATCGCCGAAATCTCCGAACACGGCCTCGACGGCGCCAGCATGGCCTCGATCGCGACCCGCGCCACGGTGCCGCAAGACGCCGTCGACGCCTACCTGCCGAACAAGCAGGCGCTGCTCGACGAAGTGGTGGGCTGGATGGTCGAAAGCGTTTCGCCGATGGCGCAGCTGCGCTACGACCCGGCGCGTCCGTTCGCCCAGCAGTTGCGCGAACTGGCGGAACTGGAGATGGAACTGATCTTCGATCCGAAGAAGATCCCGCTGAGCCGCATCGTGCAGGGCGAAGCGATGCGCGCGCCGGGCCGCGGCATGGAACTGCTGATGCGCTTCGCCGACAAGGAAGGCAGCATCCAGCGCTGGTTCGTCGACGCCGCCGCCGACGGCCAGCTCGGCGATCTGGCGCCGAACGTCGCCGCCGACACCTTCACCGGCATGCTCAAGACCCCGCACTACTGGGTCTCGATCATCCTGTGGGCGCCGCCGCCGGACGCGGCCGTGCAGCGCGAAGTCATCGACCGCGCCTGCGAATTCCTGCTGTGCCGCCTGGAAAAGCAGCCGGCCTGA
- a CDS encoding acyltransferase domain-containing protein — MFPIRYTGRCAPRSRGYPVTPAKTVFMFSGQGSQYFQMGKQLFESHDVFRHWMTRLDRFVQENSGLRIIDTVYGYGRGETFDRTAITHPAIFILGYSLAQCLIEEGIRPDRVLGASLGSFVAAAVAGHLDVEDALDATIRQAAAFEDTCERGGMIAVLAGRELVDAGWLGEYAELAADNFAQHFAVAAPQARLDAIEAQLRERGIAHQRLAVSFAFHSRWIDPAQAPFETFMRGIPLGRGAVPLACCEQAAVLTELPADFFWRVVRRPILLRDTLAALERLGPHRYIDVGASGTMATFAKYALPADSRSTAHAVLTPYGQDSKHLAALRAA, encoded by the coding sequence ATGTTTCCGATTCGATACACGGGCCGCTGCGCGCCCCGTTCGCGAGGCTATCCCGTGACCCCCGCAAAAACCGTATTCATGTTTTCCGGCCAGGGTTCCCAATACTTTCAAATGGGAAAACAGCTGTTCGAATCGCATGACGTGTTCCGTCACTGGATGACGCGTCTGGACAGATTCGTCCAGGAAAACTCCGGCCTGCGGATTATCGATACGGTATACGGCTACGGCCGCGGAGAAACCTTCGACCGCACCGCGATCACCCATCCGGCGATATTCATCCTCGGGTATTCCCTGGCCCAGTGCCTGATCGAAGAAGGCATCCGCCCCGATCGGGTGCTCGGCGCAAGCCTGGGCTCGTTCGTCGCCGCCGCGGTCGCCGGGCATCTCGACGTCGAGGACGCGCTCGACGCGACGATCCGCCAGGCCGCCGCGTTCGAAGACACCTGCGAGCGCGGCGGCATGATCGCGGTGCTGGCCGGGCGCGAACTGGTCGACGCGGGCTGGCTCGGCGAATACGCCGAACTGGCCGCCGACAACTTCGCCCAGCACTTCGCCGTCGCCGCGCCGCAGGCCCGGCTCGACGCGATCGAAGCGCAGCTGCGCGAACGCGGCATCGCCCATCAGCGGCTGGCGGTGTCGTTCGCGTTCCATTCGCGCTGGATCGATCCGGCGCAGGCGCCGTTCGAAACCTTCATGCGCGGCATTCCGCTCGGCCGCGGCGCCGTGCCGCTGGCGTGCTGCGAACAGGCCGCGGTGCTGACCGAGCTGCCGGCCGATTTCTTCTGGCGGGTGGTGCGCCGGCCGATCCTGCTGCGCGACACCCTGGCGGCGCTGGAACGGCTCGGGCCGCACCGCTACATCGACGTCGGCGCATCCGGCACGATGGCCACCTTCGCCAAGTACGCGCTGCCCGCGGACAGCCGCTCGACCGCGCATGCGGTGCTGACGCCGTACGGCCAGGATTCGAAACACCTCGCCGCGCTGCGCGCGGCGTAG
- a CDS encoding MBL fold metallo-hydrolase, producing the protein MTAGQAAGKIPPPPFASAASAVAQPEVVVLHVARGFMKNNNYLVIDPATRQAVLVDPAWEIEVVEAALAEHRAQLRGILLTHAHFDHIDLARPLSQKYACPVWMSWREIAASGFQAERLIGIDETPWSLGRLTIEPISTPGHTPGCVCYLIGDHLFCGDVLFAEGCGICKDVDAAHAMYDSLCLLKRRLSAHTRIYPGHTYVRPPGRSFAEVLGCNLYLQFRDRDSFAAYRLRKGQSERKLLDFK; encoded by the coding sequence ATGACCGCGGGACAGGCCGCCGGAAAGATTCCGCCGCCGCCGTTCGCGTCGGCCGCATCCGCCGTCGCCCAGCCGGAAGTCGTCGTGCTGCACGTCGCCCGCGGCTTCATGAAGAACAACAACTACCTGGTGATCGACCCGGCGACGCGCCAGGCGGTGCTGGTCGACCCGGCCTGGGAAATCGAGGTCGTCGAAGCCGCGCTGGCCGAACACCGCGCGCAACTGCGCGGCATCCTGCTGACCCACGCGCATTTCGACCACATCGATCTGGCCCGGCCGCTGTCGCAGAAGTACGCCTGCCCGGTGTGGATGTCGTGGCGCGAGATCGCCGCGTCGGGCTTCCAGGCCGAACGTTTGATCGGCATCGACGAGACGCCGTGGTCGCTGGGGCGGCTGACGATCGAGCCGATCTCCACGCCGGGCCATACCCCGGGCTGCGTGTGCTACCTGATCGGCGATCACCTGTTCTGCGGCGACGTTCTGTTCGCCGAAGGCTGCGGCATCTGCAAGGACGTCGACGCCGCGCACGCGATGTACGACAGCCTGTGCCTGCTCAAGCGGCGCCTGTCCGCGCACACCCGCATCTATCCCGGCCACACCTATGTGCGGCCGCCGGGCCGCAGTTTCGCCGAAGTGCTCGGCTGCAACCTGTACCTGCAGTTCCGCGATCGCGACAGCTTCGCCGCTTACCGCCTGCGCAAGGGCCAGAGCGAACGCAAGCTGTTGGATTTCAAATGA